A single region of the Nocardioides aquaticus genome encodes:
- a CDS encoding metallopeptidase family protein, translating to MPLDISPEEFERLVDAALDEIPDALAERVSNVVVLVEDEPPADQPRDILGLYDGVALTEQEGGNLARLPDRIFVFRLPLLAYCSTPEELVEEVRITVVHEIAHHFGIDDDRLHDLGYA from the coding sequence GTGCCTCTCGACATCAGCCCCGAGGAGTTCGAGCGCCTGGTCGACGCCGCGCTCGACGAGATCCCCGACGCGCTCGCGGAGCGGGTCAGCAACGTCGTGGTGCTGGTCGAGGACGAACCGCCGGCCGACCAGCCGCGCGACATCCTCGGGCTCTACGACGGCGTCGCCCTGACCGAGCAGGAGGGCGGCAACCTGGCCCGCCTGCCGGACCGGATCTTCGTCTTCCGGCTCCCGCTGCTGGCCTACTGCTCGACGCCCGAGGAGCTCGTCGAGGAGGTACGGATCACCGTCGTGCACGAGATCGCCCACCACTTCGGCATCGACGACGACCGGCTGCACGACCTCGGCTACGCCTAG
- a CDS encoding fluoride efflux transporter FluC, with protein MSPVDLLLVALGGAVGAPLRFVAAHHLDRALPWGTLLVNVVGSTLLGAFAALALDGSAYALLATGFCGGLTTWSSFVVQTRRTGGARGAAYAVGTLMLSLLGCTVAFALVAG; from the coding sequence GTGAGCCCGGTGGACCTGCTGCTGGTGGCGCTCGGCGGTGCTGTCGGGGCGCCGCTGCGGTTCGTGGCCGCGCACCACCTCGACCGGGCGCTGCCGTGGGGGACGCTGCTGGTCAACGTGGTCGGCTCGACGCTGCTCGGCGCCTTCGCGGCACTGGCCCTGGACGGCAGCGCGTACGCCCTCCTGGCGACCGGCTTCTGCGGCGGCCTGACCACCTGGTCGAGCTTCGTGGTGCAGACCCGGCGGACCGGCGGGGCGCGGGGCGCGGCCTACGCCGTGGGGACCCTCATGCTCAGCCTGCTCGGCTGCACGGTCGCGTTCGCGCTCGTCGCGGGCTGA